The DNA region GGGGTCCGCGCAGTAGGCGAGCGGCGGGCAGAACCACGCCAACGCCGTTGCCAGGAGCTCCCGTTCGTCCTTCCTGCCGTCCGCGTCGGCGCCGTACGCCGTGAGGGCGTACAGCTTGCCGTCGCTCGCCTCGAAGCGGTGGTCGACCACGTGCCAGGTGCCGATGTCCGGCTCGTCGGAGATCCGGTCGATGACGTAGCTGAGGCGGGCGGCGGGGCCGGTGGCGTTCGTCGGGCGGGTCAGGGAGAGCTGTGTGAAGCCGCTGGACTTCGACACCTTCGTGTCGTCGAGGAAGGCCCGCAGCGAGGCGTACGGCGTCGGCTCGCTCACCTCGTACAGCTGGAGCCGCCGGGTGCTGTCGGGGCTGCGGTAGTTGAGGATCGCGACGCCGTTCAGGCCCTCGGTGCGGGCGCGGATCCAGCCGCGCGGTACGGCGAGGCGGTAGCCGTCCTGCGGGTCGACGACCTTCTCGTAGGAGGGCGGCGGGCCGCCCGTCGGGGGCGGTGGCGCGGTGTCCCCCTCGCCCGCGCCCTCGCCCGCGCCCGTCCCCGCCTCGGCGCCGGGGCCCTGCGCGGGCTGCTGGTCCGTCAGGTGCACCGTCGGCTCCGGCTCGTCCTTCCAGCCCAGCGCCCAGGTGCCGAAGGCGAGCCCGCACGCCGCGAGCACCGCGACCACGCCGCGCAGGGCGCCCCGTTGCCGCGCCACGTCCCGCTCGTGGAGCGCCGCGATCTCCCGCTCCCGCTCCCGGCCGACCCACTCCTGCCGGTCCCTGTCGTAGCTCCGCACCACCGGCCGCCGCTCCTTCCCCGCGCGTTCGCGGTCAGCCGAGGACCGGGACGAGGGCCTGGAGGACGGCCGTCACCGCGGCGGCCGTAGCCGTGGCGGGCGCGTAGTCGGCGAGGCAGTCGCGCAGCCGGGCCAGGGGCCCGCTCGCGCCGCGTCCGTTCCTTGCGATCTCGCCCTCGACCTCGGTCAGCGCGGCCACGACCTCCTCGTCCTCGGGCGACTGCGTGCCGTCGCCCAGCTCGCGGCGCAGCTCGCGGACGGTGGTGAGGAGGCGGCTGTGGGCCTGGTCGGCGACCACCGTCGTGTAGTTGGTGGAATCGGCCTTGCCGTGGGAGCCGAAGGCCTGGGAGCCGCCGTTGATCGCGTGGATGGTGACGTGCGCTCCGCCGCCGCTCTGGGACTGTTCGTCGCTCATGGGTGGTCCTTTCATGGGTGGTCCGCGCTCACGCGGTGGTCTTCTCCGTGTGCGTGGCCTGGCCGTGCGTGCCGGTGGCGAGGGCGCCGCCGGACATCTCCTTGATGTAGACCCCGCTGTTGTTGATCTGCGTGATGTGCTGCTCCAGGCGGTCCGTGCGGTAGCCGCCGACGCGCAGTGCGTCGCGCACGCCCTCGCCGATGCGGTCCTGGAGGGTGCGGGTGTAGCGGGCGACGTCCATCTCCTGGAACAGCGAGAGGCTGTCGGTGGCGGCGAGTTGGCGCAGGGAGACGGCGGGGGCGTCGGGGGCGCGGCCGGTGTCCGGCCCGAGGAGGCGGGACGCGGTGGCGCGCAGGAGCCGGGTGAGGCGCAGGACGAACGGGGCGTGCCGCTGCCCCTTGCCGCAGGCGTCCCCCCGCCCCTTGCCGTACGCGCTCCGCGCCCCCTCCGGCTCGTCGCCCGCCCCGTCGCCCGGCTCGTCGCTCACGGGCATGGTCAGCCACAGCCGCACGGCCGTGCCGAGCGACGGGAGCCAGCGCAGGGCCGTGATGCCGAGGCCGACGGACAGCGCGGGCGCGGCCACGCAGGCGCGCAGGGCGTCGCGCACCGGGCCGTCCGGTTCGCTCGCCACCAGCGCGTCGACGCGGCGGAACTCGGGCGCGACGGGACCGAGGACGTGCGGCACGACCTCAAGGACGAGCATGCCGCCCTGGGTGTGCACCCGGACCAGGAGCGAGACGACGACCTGCTCGTTCCAGGCGCCGACGCGGATGCGCAGGAAGTGCCGCCGGGCCTCGCCGCCCTCGCCCGCCGCCTCGGCGATGTGGCGCTCGACCTGCTCGTCGTCGTACACGACGGCCGTCTTCGTACCGTCGCCCGTGTACAGCTCCTCGTCCCGCCCGGGGCCCGCGGGCAGGTACACGAACTCCTCGATCTCCAGCTGCCGCAGCCGGTCCCTGCTGGTGTCGGCGGCCGACCTGCGCAGGGACCGCAACCGGGGCCCGATCATCGCGATGACGTCCTGCGCGGTGAGCGCGCCGGGGGCGCCCTGCCGGGGCACGGCGCCGTTCGGGACCGCGCCGTTCGGGACCGCGCCGTTCGGGCCGGCGGCGGAGTCGGCCGCCCGGGTGTCGTCGGGCTTGAGCTCCAGGACGACCGACCAGGGCTTGCGGGGCGTTCCGGCGCCGACGAAGGGGCGGTTGACGTCGTAGAGGGTGAGGGAGGCGTCCTGCTCGCGGCGGACGCACGCCTCGATGCGGCCGTACCAGGCGGGCAGGCGCGGCTGCGGGGTCTCGGCGAAGGTCTGCCGGGCGAGCTGTCCGCGCAGCGTCCGGGTGCGCAGGAACTGGTGGCGCCAGACCACGGCCGCGATGAGCAGCGGGAAGATCACGGGGTACGGCGATTCGGTGATCCGGGCGCACGCGGCGATGCCGTACGCCAGCCCGCACGACCAGGCCGTGAACGTCACCAGCCACCCGAAGCGGCGGCGCAGCCAGACCAGCGGCGCGGGCAGCGGCACCGGCCGCAGCGGCTCCCCCACCCCCGTGTCGCGGCCCGCGACGACGCGCCCGCACCACAGCAGCAGGACGACGACGGCGTACGCGAGGGCCCAGCCGCCCGGCACCATGCCGCCGAGGGCGGCGCCGCCCGGCTCCGACTCGGCGGCGCCCGCCGCGTCCGTGCCGAACGGCAGCCAGGCGATGTCGCCCGCGGAGAGCCCGGAGTCGCCGCCCGAGCGGTCCGACGCCGCGTCCCAGAGCATGACGGCGTCCGTGGCCAGGAACGCGACCCAGACCCCGAGCAGCAGCAGCGCGGTGCGCAGATCGTCGCGCCTGGCCCGCACGGCGTGCGCGAGCACCGGCAGCACGTCCGCGCCGAGCGGCGGCGCGACCGGGCGCTCGGCGTGCCCGACCAGCTCCTCGACGACGCGTCTGCGGAACGCGGCGTTGACGTGGGCGCCCGCGCAGAGCAGCCGGGTGGCCTCGGTGTGCGCGTAGGAGCGGCGGGGCCTGCGGTGGGAGTGGCGCGGCGGGCGGTGGGCGGGGTCCGGCCGGGGCCCCGGCTCGGGCGTCTGCTCGGGCCCCTGTCGGGGCGGCTCGGCTCGCATGCCGCGCAAAGGTAATGGAGCCGGTGGCAGGCGTCCGGCGAATGGACAGATGTCCCCCGAAAGAAGACACGATGGCCGAAAAGCCCCCGGTGGCCGCGGGTGCGCGGCTGCCGGGGGCTTTCGGTCAGGCGTGGTGTCAGATGACGCCGAGGGGCCGGATGACGCCGTGGTGCCAGTTGAGGCCCGAGGGTCAGATGAGGCCCAGGGGTCAGATGAGGCCGAGGCTGCGGACCGCCTCGCGCTCCTCCTCGAGCTCCTTGACGGAGGCGTCGATGCGGGCGCGGGAGAAGTCGTTGATCTCCAGGCCCTGGACGATCTCGTACTTGCCGTCCTTGGCGGTGACGGGGAAGGAGGAGATGAGCCCCTCCGGCACGCCGTACGAACCGTCGGACGGGATGCCCATGGAGGTCCAGTCACCGGCGGCCGTGCCGTTGACCCACGTGTGCACGTGGTCGATGGCGGCGTTGGCGGCCGAGGCGGCCGAGGACGCGCCGCGGGCCTCGATGATCGCGGCGCCGCGCTTGGCGACGGTCGGGATGAAGGTGTCGGCGAGCCAGGCCTCGTCGTTGACGACCTCGGCGGCGTTCTTGCCCGCGATCTCCGCGTGGAAGACGTCCGGGTACTGGGTCGCCGAGTGGTTGCCCCAGATGGTGAGGCGCTTGATGTCGGAGACCGGGGCGCCGGTCTTCTTCGACAACTGCGACAGGGCGCGGTTGTGGTCGAGGCGCGTCATCGCGGTGAAGCGCTCCGCCGGTACGTCCGGGGCGGCGGCCTGGGCGATGAGGGCGTTGGTGTTGGCCGGGTTGCCGACGACGAGGACCTTGATGTCGTCCGCGGCGTGGTCGTTGATGGCCTTGCCCTGCGGCTTGAAGATGCCGCCGTTGGCCTCCAGGAGGTCACCGCGCTCCATGCCCTTCGTGCGCGGGCGGGCGCCGACGAGGAGGGCGACGTTCGCACCGGCGAAGGCGACGTTCGGGTCGTCGCTGATCTCGATGCCGTTGAGCAGCGGGAAGGCGCAGTCGTCGAGCTCCATCGCGGTGCCCTCGGCGGCCTTCAGCGCCGGCGTGATCTCCAGGAGGCGCAGGTTGACCGGCACGTCCGGGCCGAGCAGGTGACCGGAGGCGATGCGGAACAGCAGCGCGTAGCCGATCTGGCCGGCAGCGCCGGTGACGGTGACATTCACGGGAGTGCGGGTCATGGCGATCTCCGTAAGACAGCTGGCGGTGGGGGTCCCTGCCCCTTGTGCTGGATTCCCTGCCGACGCCCTCGTCGATCGCCTCTCGATGATCGATCTCTTGGCATCAAGAGAGATCCGGCGTCAGGTTATCGCGCCCTTGCCGTCCTGGTACGCCGGGTGGGTGTGGCCCGGCCCACAAGGCCGCGCGGGGCGGCCGCCACCCCGGAGAGGAGACGTGGCGGCCGCCGTGGGGGGTGTGACCACTCCCGTGGGGGTACGGTGCGTCTGCCCTCCGGGGGGCGGGGCATTCCTGGTTCACGCCGGTTGTTTCGACCGCGCCTGGGCCACGGGCGGCCGTTTGGCGTCCGTCCCCCCGCCCACGCGCCCCGGGGGCTACTTCGTGCAGGTCGTCCCGCCTGCCTTCAGCGTCGCGCACGCCTTCGCCGCCGCCGCGTTCTTCACGGCCACCATGGGTGTGTACGCGTCCAGGTCCGCGTTCACGGTCCCGCTCTGGCGCGCCGCCGAGCCGGATCCGGTGATCGTTACCTTGTCCCCGGGCGCCGCCTGGGTGATCCGTGCCCACGCGGCCCCGCACGTCTTGCTGTACCGCACCTCGACGAGCGTCTTCGTCCCGACGGTCACCCGCGACGTGGTCCGGGCGAACTCGCCGCCGCACCCCATGTTCTCGGGGTCCTTGCCCGTGCAGTCGGCCCCGCTGCACTCGACCCCGGCGGGCAGGTCGGCCGTGGACTTCGTCGGCGCCGTGGAAGGCCCTGCCTTGCCGTCACCGTCGTCGTCCTTGCCGACGCCCGTGAGGAACACCGCCGCCGCGATGACGACGAGCGCCCCCACGATTCCCGCGAGGAACATCGCCAGCTTCCGCTTGCGCCGCTGTCCGTCGGGCGACTTCCCGTCGGCGCCGGGCCCGGCCACGGACCCCGGCCCGCCGCCCGCGTACACGGGCGGGACCGAGGACGTGGCGGCCACGGACCCGGGCGGCGCCGACGCCTCGTACGAACGCGACGAAGGCGTGGCCGGCGCCTGGGCGGAGGCCGAAGCCGAAGCGGCCCCCGCGCCGGCCCCGGAGCGGGAACCACCGGACCCGGTGGCGGGCGCGACCGGCGCCTGCGCCCCGTAGCGCACGCCCTCCGGCTCCCGCGCCACGGGCGGCACCGTCGGCGACACCCCGGCGGGCCCGGCCACGCCGGTCACGGCCCCGACGCCCCCGCGCGCCTTGCCCGAGCCCCCGCTCTCCTTCGGCGCCCGGGGCGACTTGGCGCCCTTGGAGCTGACCGGCGGGTTCGACGCCAGTTCGCCGAGCGCGGCGCGCGCCTGCGAGATACGGATGGCCTGCATCGTCATGTCGTGCCGCATCTCGGAGCGGCTCCAGGCGCGCTCCGCGAGCTCCCACATGGTGATGAGGTGCACCGGCGGCGTGCCGGTGACTTCGGCGAGCGCGACGATCGCGCCCTTGGGGGCGAGCAGCCGCCCGTTCAGATAGCGCTCCCACGACGTCTTGCTGTAGCCGGTCCGGTCGGACACCGCTGCGATGCTGAGACCGCTGCGGTCGACCAGCCTGCGCAGCTGGTTCGCGAACTCCCTGACCTGCGGGTCGAGCTCATCCGGTAGCGCCTTCCAACGAGGCATTGCTCCCCCTATTCCCCCCGTACGTGCCTGAACTGCCCCCGCGCGTGCTGCCGCTGTCCCGGACCCCCGGCGCACCGCGCACGGTCCGCTCGCCCCGGTCCTGAACTACCCAGAGGGATGCGCGGAGCCGGGATGTCAGTTCCCTGAATGGGAGCGCACGGGAGCATATGGGACAGAGTGTGCCCCGTCGCACGCCCCCGGTCCACGGCCCAGTGTCCCACCGTCGCCCCACTCCACGATGCGGAACCCCAGCTCCCGGGCCAGGACGTCCCGGAACCATCCTGAATGCGTTGGTTGGCCCTTTTGCGAGGTACTTCGGTGCCGAAGCATCGAGCACGGCAGCGCTGCGCCTCAGCAGCCGGACACCGTGATCGAACCACCTGAACCGCCAGTTCCGCCAGTTCCACCAGAGTGGAACCACCCTGCACCACCGCACCACCGAGCGCATTCACACCACCACACCACCAAGCTCGCCCGCACCACCGACCGCGCCCGCACCCGCGCCCGCACCGGCTCCTCGCCGCCGCCGTCGCCGCACCCCCAGCGCGACCCGGTTCGACCGACTGACGGCGGCGGCGCCCGGTGCGGTTCCTTCCGCGTCCTTCCGCGTCCTTCCGCGCGAGCCCTACTGTCCGTTTCGCCCTTTCCGGCGGGTGCCGTCTCGCATCCGTAGCGGGCCCGGAACAGCGTTGCGGAATGGTCACTTCCGTGCCACAGGGGCAAGGCTTCCCTTGCTGCGGGGATGGCGCGTCCATGACGCTTAAGGCGCACCGCGAGCCCCCGGGCTCGCACCGCGGAACGGCGGCGCCCGTCCTCCCACGGGGGAGAGGACGGGCGCCGTCTCACGTTCGCCACCTGCGCGTTCGGGCGCGCCTCGACAGGAAGGCGCGCCCTGGAGGCCGGTCTCGCCGAAGAGCAGGAGCACCCGGGCCGCCCTCGACCGAAGCCCTCCGAGCGCCGTCAGCGCGTGGCCCGATACCGTCGGGTAGGTTCACGCCCGCGCGCCGGGTGCGCCCCCTCACTTCCGCAACTCGCCCCACGTCTCCGGCCTGACGATCCCGTCGCTCACCAGACCCCGCTCCCACTGGAAGCGCCGCACCGCCGCCTTCGTGCTGTCGCCGTACACGCCGTCCGGCGCCCCCTCGCCGAAGCCGTGCCGCCGCAGCAGACACTGGACCTCGACCACCGCCCAGCCGCCGTCGCCCCGGTCGAGGATCGCGTCCCGGGTCCTGCTGTGCCCGGCGTACCGCACCCCGCCCTCGCGGCCGTCCTCGCACCCGTACCCGCGCCCCTTCTCGTAGGCGTACGCGCTGCTCACCTCGCCGTCGGCGCCCTCCCAGGCCCGGCCCGCGAGCAGGCCGCCCGCGAAGGCCGCGGCCACGGCGGTGTCAGCGGCCGGCGCGTCCCCGCAGGTCGGCGCGGGGGACAACCCAACTCGTCCCACCGGCCTGGAAGTTGACCGGTTCGGATCGGCAGAGTCGGTACCGCACGACAGCCGGTGCGGGCCTCCCGGACCGGCGGCCGGACCACAGCAACGGGGAGTTCAGAATGAGCAAGAGCACCGCGCCCACACCGTCGGAGCGCGAGCAGGACACCGGCTGGCGGGCGCCGTCCCGCCCGGGCGGCCTCGGCAGGTCCGCCACCGTGACCAACCACTGCGGCCGCACCATGCGGGTGAAGGTCGTCATCAAGTACGGCCCCGACTCGCGCTGCTTCACCCTGCCGCCCCGGCACTGGGCACGCTTCAACTGGACCTTCGGGTCGTACGACAAGACCGTGACCTGCTGACGGAGCGGTGGCCCCCCCGACAGGACCACGGCGCGCTGGCGGAGCGGTGGCCGCCGACCGGGCCACGGCCCGCCGACCGGTGCGCGCCGGGTCAGATGCCGGAGCCGCCCGGGGTCACCAGGCCCGTCTCGTAGGCGATCACCACCGCCTGAGCCCTGGTGTCCAGGTCGAGCTTGTTCATGGTGCGGTTCAGATGCGTCTTGACCGTCGCCTCGCTGATGTAGAGGCGGTCGGCTATCTCCGCGTTGGACAGGCCCCGCGCTATCAGCTTCAGGACCTCCAGCTCGCGGCCGGTGAGCGCGGCGAGGTCCGGCGGCGGCTCGCCGGCGGGGGCGGCCCCGGAACGTACCGCGAAGGCCTCCACGAGGCGGCGGGTGACGCTCGGCGCGAACAAAGCGTCCCCGCTGCCGACGGCGGCCACCGCGGCGAGCAGCCGCTCCGGCCCGGAGTCCTTGAGCAGGAACCCGGCGGCGCCCGCGCGCAGCGCCCCGTACACGTACTCGTCGAGGTCGAAGGTGGTGAGGACCAGGATGCGGGGCGGCGGCTCGGCGGCCTCGGCGAGGATGCGCTCGGTGGCCGTGATGCCGTTCATGCCGGGCATGCGGATGTCCATGAGGACCACGTCGGGGCGGGTGGCCGCCGCGAGTTCCACGGCCTCGGCGCCGTCGCCCGCCTCACCGACGACCTCGATGCCGGGGGCGGCCCGGAGCACACCGACGAGCCCGGCGCGGATGAGGAACTGGTCGTCCACGACGAGCACCTTGATTTGTGCCTGGTTCATTCGGTGGTGTCGTCTCCCGGCGGTGCGGCCCGAGCTGACGTCGGCAGGGTCAGCCTCACGGCGAACCCTCCCACGCTGCGCGGTCCGATGCTGATCGTTCCGCCGTAGAGCTTGGCCCGTTCGCGCATACCGATCAACCCATGTCCACCAGGGCTCCTCACTCTGTCCGGAATCACCCCCTCCCCATTGTCGGTGACGGACACCTCGATGTGGTCGCGGTGATAGTGCAGTTCGACGGTCGCGCTGGCCTGCCGGGCGTGCTTCAGGACGTTGGTCAGGGCCTCCTGCACCACGCGGTACGCGCACAGCTCGACGCCGGGCGCGATCGGCCGCGGCGTCCCCGTGACCCGGAACTCGACGGGCACCCCGCCCGCCCTGACCCGGTCCGTCATGTCCTCGATGCGGGCGAGGCCCGGCATCGGGGCGTCCGGGACCTCGCCGTCGTCGTCCTGGGCGCGCAGCACCCGCAGCATGCGCCGCATCTCCTCCAGGGCCTCGGTGCTGGTGCCGGAGATGGTGCCGAGCGCGGCGCGCGCGGTCTTGGCGTCGGAGTCGAAGACGAACTTGGCGAGCCCCGCCTGCACGGAGATCACCGACATGTGGTGGGCGACGACGTCGTGCAGCTCCCGCGCGATCCGCCCGCGCTCCTCCACGACCGCGTGCCGGGCCCGCTCCTGCTGCTCGGCGCGGGTCTTGCGGGCGAGTTCGGCGGAGCGCCGCGCCAGGTATCCCATCCGCCACACCAGGGCGTTGATGCCGAGGGCCTGCGCCGCCACCGACGGCACGGAGGCGTGGTCCTGGCTCACCAGGCTGCCGAGCACCCAG from Streptomyces flavofungini includes:
- a CDS encoding malate dehydrogenase, yielding MTRTPVNVTVTGAAGQIGYALLFRIASGHLLGPDVPVNLRLLEITPALKAAEGTAMELDDCAFPLLNGIEISDDPNVAFAGANVALLVGARPRTKGMERGDLLEANGGIFKPQGKAINDHAADDIKVLVVGNPANTNALIAQAAAPDVPAERFTAMTRLDHNRALSQLSKKTGAPVSDIKRLTIWGNHSATQYPDVFHAEIAGKNAAEVVNDEAWLADTFIPTVAKRGAAIIEARGASSAASAANAAIDHVHTWVNGTAAGDWTSMGIPSDGSYGVPEGLISSFPVTAKDGKYEIVQGLEINDFSRARIDASVKELEEEREAVRSLGLI
- a CDS encoding helix-turn-helix domain-containing protein, yielding MPRWKALPDELDPQVREFANQLRRLVDRSGLSIAAVSDRTGYSKTSWERYLNGRLLAPKGAIVALAEVTGTPPVHLITMWELAERAWSRSEMRHDMTMQAIRISQARAALGELASNPPVSSKGAKSPRAPKESGGSGKARGGVGAVTGVAGPAGVSPTVPPVAREPEGVRYGAQAPVAPATGSGGSRSGAGAGAASASASAQAPATPSSRSYEASAPPGSVAATSSVPPVYAGGGPGSVAGPGADGKSPDGQRRKRKLAMFLAGIVGALVVIAAAVFLTGVGKDDDGDGKAGPSTAPTKSTADLPAGVECSGADCTGKDPENMGCGGEFARTTSRVTVGTKTLVEVRYSKTCGAAWARITQAAPGDKVTITGSGSAARQSGTVNADLDAYTPMVAVKNAAAAKACATLKAGGTTCTK
- a CDS encoding peptidoglycan-binding domain-containing protein, giving the protein MSPAPTCGDAPAADTAVAAAFAGGLLAGRAWEGADGEVSSAYAYEKGRGYGCEDGREGGVRYAGHSRTRDAILDRGDGGWAVVEVQCLLRRHGFGEGAPDGVYGDSTKAAVRRFQWERGLVSDGIVRPETWGELRK
- a CDS encoding response regulator → MNQAQIKVLVVDDQFLIRAGLVGVLRAAPGIEVVGEAGDGAEAVELAAATRPDVVLMDIRMPGMNGITATERILAEAAEPPPRILVLTTFDLDEYVYGALRAGAAGFLLKDSGPERLLAAVAAVGSGDALFAPSVTRRLVEAFAVRSGAAPAGEPPPDLAALTGRELEVLKLIARGLSNAEIADRLYISEATVKTHLNRTMNKLDLDTRAQAVVIAYETGLVTPGGSGI
- a CDS encoding sensor histidine kinase codes for the protein MRLRPFTVDVLLALGQVALLALIGPEAAAVGWSDLDLRGYALALLVIAPTAFRSKAPLLVCLVTYAIWTVYVLAGYWPVVTSFGPMLCLYTVALQRQTRTTGVCAALLSAIWVLGSLVSQDHASVPSVAAQALGINALVWRMGYLARRSAELARKTRAEQQERARHAVVEERGRIARELHDVVAHHMSVISVQAGLAKFVFDSDAKTARAALGTISGTSTEALEEMRRMLRVLRAQDDDGEVPDAPMPGLARIEDMTDRVRAGGVPVEFRVTGTPRPIAPGVELCAYRVVQEALTNVLKHARQASATVELHYHRDHIEVSVTDNGEGVIPDRVRSPGGHGLIGMRERAKLYGGTISIGPRSVGGFAVRLTLPTSARAAPPGDDTTE